CCTAAAAACATAACCCATAACACAACCATTCTTTTAGACGAGGTGGGGGAAAAGTAAATGCCAGCAATAGTCATGATCCTACTAGGCTTTGCCGCTGGAGTGATGGTCATGACTATTATAAACTTCTACAGATGGTTTTTACATATATGGAACAGTGGATTAAGATAGATTACAGAAAAAGATTTTACTTTTTAATGTAATTAAAAATAAAGGAAAAATTAGAAAAAAAGAGTTTTTGATTTTTAATTTGCTATTTTTACTTTCTAGCTGGTTCTGCGCTTTTACCTATGTCCCAAATAGCTCTTATAGCTAATAGGATTGCAGCTGGGATTATAAAAGCAGCTATCATGGCTGAAATCCATTTTAAGAAGTTTCCTATGATTGCAATATTGGTCAGCAAAGTTGATGCGGTGCCTATTCCTACTAACATTAATGCTGCTATTAGAAATGTTGGTACTTCATCTTTTGTAATTGTTCCTACTGCAAAGAACGATAGCACACCGACTAAGAATCCTAGAAGTGCTAGTACCAACGCTGCATAGTTATTAGTGTCTGTATACCAATTTCCGCCGATCAACAAACCAACTACTATTGCAATCACTATTCCCACGAGGAATAACCAGCTTCCTAATTTTTTTAAGAGTTCTTCCATTTCTCTCTCCTCTTTTTAATTTTATGTCGTAGTTAAAAATAATATCCCTGTATATAAATTTTTAGTGCAAATATATGGGTAGGTGTATGGGCAGATAGCTATTTTCTAGTTAATACAGATAAATCATTAGAAACAGCCATTTTGCCAAATATAGTATTTTACATTTTTGACGTTTTTGTCGGATAGATTTATATACAAAGATTGACAAATCATGTCATGTTATATAATGTCAATGATGAGGAGAGGAAGAAAAGATGCATAGAATAAACATCTTGTCTGATTTGGACCAAGAGTATTTTATGGAGAAGAGGCAAACAAAAACTAACAAAAAACCAAAAAGAGAAAAAAGCATAAAAATAAACGACCAACTCTTTGACATCGCCCTGCGAAAAGGTTTGATTGAAAAAACCGACGATGGATATGTTTTCATAGGTGACTACGAAGACCTACAAGCATTCAAAAACAACAAAAAATCTTTGGACTGGATATTGTTAGATTGAAGTGAGAAAAGGCGTGGAGGGGGCCAAAACATTTTTTTAAAATTCACCTCTTCTTGTATCTTAGCCCCCTCTTCTACCTCCTTTTTAAGAAAAAAACAAAAATCATAAACTAAAATATACAAGATAAAACATTACAGTTTTATATCCTTGATGATTATGTTGAACGAAGAAACTAAAAAGAGGCTGCTGGAAAAACTAAAACAAATAGATAAACATAAACTACAGGATATACACGTCGTGCTACTCCCAGATTTCTTTGTCGACCACTTCCTATACTTGGATGAATTTGAGAACACATTCACAAGAATTAAAAACATATATCAACAAGGAGGAGGGAATTTACCAGGGGTAAAACAAAAAATACACCAAGGTGGAAACGCAGCAAACACAGCCCTCGCACTAGCAAGACTCGGAATAAAACCTCATCTTATATGTAAAACCAATGAATTCGGCCTAAAACTACTACAATACTTTCTAGGGAGAAACAACGTCGATTTATCAAGGGTAAAAACAAACGGTGAATTAGCTATAACAACAGTGTTAGAATTCGGAGAAAAACACACAAACATAATGATAGGAGACCCTGGCTCAGTAGCAGAGTTCACATTTGAAACACTAGATGAAAAAGACCTAGAACTAATATCCAACTCAGAAATATTATGTGTTTTAAACTGGAATCTAAACAAAAAAGGAACAGAACTAGCAAAAGAAGCTTTTAGATTCGCAAGACAAAAAAAAGTGAAAACATTCTTTGACACAGGAGATCCATCACCTAGAAAAAATGAT
This DNA window, taken from Candidatus Thermoplasmatota archaeon, encodes the following:
- a CDS encoding carbohydrate kinase family protein, with protein sequence MLNEETKKRLLEKLKQIDKHKLQDIHVVLLPDFFVDHFLYLDEFENTFTRIKNIYQQGGGNLPGVKQKIHQGGNAANTALALARLGIKPHLICKTNEFGLKLLQYFLGRNNVDLSRVKTNGELAITTVLEFGEKHTNIMIGDPGSVAEFTFETLDEKDLELISNSEILCVLNWNLNKKGTELAKEAFRFARQKKVKTFFDTGDPSPRKNDIPALIKTVLTDKNLDILSLNENELKHYTNTQTNSKDELIKSANHLKSKINARIDLHTSLFSCTINKKTTVVPTQPKLKIKRAAGAGDSWNAGDIFSELLGFEDDERLFFANSTAEYYISSPTPIHPNLEEISKYISSR